From one Pseudomonas sp. B21-048 genomic stretch:
- a CDS encoding TetR/AcrR family transcriptional regulator, translating to MTRTATIRKPRARSQARIDSILDAARTLLAAEGVASLSIYSVAERAEIPPSSVYHFFASVPALLEALTADVHAAFRACLQAPIDHHALNGWRDLSRLVEQRMLAIYDEDAAARQLILAQHGLTEVTQADRQHDIELGDLMHKLFDHHFELPRLPGDVDVFALAMELGDRVYARSVQQHGQITPRMAEEGMRVFDAYLGLYLPPYLPKREVL from the coding sequence ATGACGCGCACCGCCACCATTCGCAAACCCCGCGCCCGCAGCCAGGCCCGGATCGATTCGATACTCGATGCCGCCCGCACGCTGCTGGCCGCCGAGGGCGTGGCCAGCCTGTCGATTTACAGCGTCGCCGAACGCGCGGAGATCCCGCCCTCCTCCGTCTACCATTTTTTCGCCAGCGTCCCGGCCCTGCTTGAAGCCCTGACCGCCGACGTCCACGCCGCGTTCCGCGCCTGCTTGCAAGCGCCCATCGACCACCATGCCCTCAACGGCTGGCGCGATCTGTCGCGACTGGTGGAACAACGCATGCTCGCCATCTACGACGAAGATGCCGCCGCCCGCCAACTGATCCTCGCCCAGCATGGCCTGACCGAAGTCACCCAGGCTGACCGCCAGCACGACATCGAACTCGGCGACCTGATGCACAAGCTGTTCGATCATCACTTCGAGCTGCCGAGACTGCCGGGTGATGTCGATGTGTTTGCGCTGGCCATGGAACTGGGGGACCGAGTGTATGCACGCTCGGTGCAGCAGCATGGGCAGATCACGCCGAGAATGGCTGAAGAAGGGATGCGCGTGTTTGATGCTTATCTTGGGCTGTATTTGCCGCCCTACCTGCCCAAGCGCGAAGTGCTTTGA
- a CDS encoding gamma-glutamyl-gamma-aminobutyrate hydrolase family protein, with translation MSRLPLIGVTACSKQIGLHAYHISGDKYVRAVASAAKGLPLILPSLADRLAPSDILDALDGILFTGSPSNIEPFHYNGPASAPGTAHDSARDATTLPLIRAAVEAGVPVLGICRGFQEMNVAFGGSLHQKVHEAGPFMDHREDDSLPLEGQYAPSHPVHVQPGGVLAGLGLASEIQVNSIHGQGIERLAPGLRMEAVAPDGLIEAVSVIEGKAFALGVQWHPEWQVSLNPDYLAIFQAFGDACRKRALQRDADASNNA, from the coding sequence ATGTCTCGCCTGCCGTTAATCGGCGTCACCGCCTGCTCAAAGCAGATCGGTCTGCATGCTTATCACATCAGTGGCGACAAATACGTACGCGCCGTGGCATCAGCTGCCAAGGGCCTGCCGTTGATTCTTCCATCCCTGGCGGATCGACTGGCGCCGTCCGATATTCTCGACGCTCTGGACGGCATTCTCTTTACAGGCTCTCCCTCTAATATAGAACCGTTTCACTATAACGGCCCGGCCAGTGCGCCGGGTACTGCTCATGATTCTGCACGCGATGCCACCACTCTCCCGCTGATCCGCGCCGCTGTCGAGGCCGGTGTTCCCGTGCTCGGCATTTGCCGCGGCTTCCAGGAAATGAATGTGGCGTTCGGCGGCAGTCTGCATCAGAAGGTTCACGAGGCCGGTCCATTCATGGATCACCGTGAAGACGACAGCCTGCCGCTGGAAGGGCAGTACGCGCCAAGTCACCCGGTGCACGTCCAACCGGGTGGCGTGCTGGCCGGCCTGGGCCTGGCGAGCGAGATTCAAGTCAACTCAATTCATGGTCAGGGTATCGAGCGTCTGGCACCGGGCCTTCGTATGGAAGCCGTGGCACCCGACGGGTTGATCGAAGCCGTCTCTGTTATCGAAGGCAAGGCTTTTGCTTTGGGCGTGCAATGGCATCCCGAATGGCAGGTAAGCTTGAATCCTGACTACCTTGCGATTTTCCAGGCATTTGGTGATGCCTGTCGCAAGCGCGCATTACAACGCGACGCCGATGCGTCAAACAACGCCTGA
- a CDS encoding glutamine synthetase family protein, with the protein MSVPPRAVQLNEANAFLKEHPEVLYVDLLIADMNGVVRGKRIERTSLHKVYEKGINLPASLFALDINGSTVESTGLGLDIGDADRICYPIPDTLCNEPWQKRPTAQLLMTMHELEGDPFFADPREVLRQVVAKFDEMGLTICAAFELEFYLIDQENVNGRPQPPRSPISGKRPHSTQVYLIDDLDEYVDCLQDILEGAKEQGIPADAIVKESAPAQFEVNLHHVADPIKACDYAVLLKRLIKNIAYDHEMDTTFMAKPYPGQAGNGLHVHISILDKDGKNIFASEDPEQNAALRHAIGGVLETLPAQMAFLCPNVNSYRRFGAQFYVPNSPCWGLDNRTVAIRVPTGSSDAVRIEHRVAGADANPYLLMASVLAGVHHGLTNKIEPGAPVEGNSYEQNEQSLPNNLRDALRELDDSEVMAKYIDPKYIDIFVACKESELEEFEHSISDLEYNWYLHTV; encoded by the coding sequence ATGTCGGTACCCCCGCGTGCCGTTCAGCTTAACGAAGCGAACGCGTTCCTTAAGGAACATCCTGAGGTTCTGTACGTTGACCTTCTGATTGCGGATATGAATGGTGTGGTGCGCGGCAAGCGCATTGAACGCACCAGCCTCCACAAGGTTTACGAGAAAGGCATCAACCTGCCGGCCTCTCTATTTGCTCTGGATATCAATGGCTCGACGGTGGAAAGCACCGGCCTGGGCCTGGACATCGGCGATGCTGACCGAATCTGTTATCCAATCCCAGACACCCTGTGCAATGAGCCCTGGCAGAAGCGCCCGACCGCGCAGCTGTTGATGACCATGCACGAACTCGAAGGTGATCCTTTCTTCGCCGACCCGCGCGAAGTCCTGCGACAAGTCGTAGCCAAGTTTGACGAGATGGGCCTGACCATCTGCGCTGCGTTCGAACTGGAGTTCTACCTGATCGACCAGGAGAACGTGAACGGTCGCCCGCAACCGCCGCGCTCGCCGATCTCCGGCAAACGCCCGCATTCGACACAGGTTTACCTGATCGACGACCTCGACGAATACGTCGACTGCCTCCAGGACATTCTGGAAGGTGCGAAAGAGCAAGGTATCCCTGCCGACGCGATCGTCAAGGAAAGCGCCCCGGCACAGTTCGAAGTGAACCTGCACCACGTGGCCGACCCGATCAAGGCTTGCGACTATGCGGTCCTGCTCAAGCGTCTGATCAAAAACATCGCCTACGACCATGAGATGGACACCACCTTCATGGCCAAGCCTTATCCAGGCCAGGCAGGTAACGGTCTGCACGTCCATATCTCGATTCTTGATAAAGATGGCAAAAACATTTTTGCCAGCGAGGATCCCGAGCAGAACGCCGCACTGCGTCACGCGATCGGCGGTGTGCTCGAGACCCTGCCGGCGCAGATGGCTTTCCTCTGCCCGAACGTTAACTCCTACCGTCGTTTCGGCGCACAGTTCTACGTGCCGAATTCGCCGTGCTGGGGCCTGGACAACCGCACCGTCGCGATCCGCGTACCGACCGGTTCCTCCGATGCCGTGCGCATCGAGCATCGTGTCGCCGGCGCCGACGCCAACCCGTATCTGTTGATGGCTTCGGTGTTGGCGGGCGTGCACCACGGCCTGACCAACAAGATCGAACCGGGCGCGCCCGTGGAAGGCAACTCCTACGAGCAGAACGAGCAAAGCCTGCCGAACAACCTGCGTGATGCACTTCGTGAGCTGGACGACAGCGAAGTCATGGCCAAGTACATCGATCCGAAATACATCGACATTTTTGTCGCCTGTAAAGAGAGCGAGCTGGAGGAGTTCGAACACTCCATCTCCGACCTTGAGTACAACTGGTACCTGCATACCGTGTAA
- a CDS encoding glutamine synthetase family protein: protein MSNNLDQLTDWLKDHKITEVECMIGDLTGITRGKISPTNKFIAEKGMRLPESVLLQTVTGDYVEDDIYYELLDPADIDMICRPDHNAVFLVPWAIEPTAQVIHDTYDKQGNPIELSPRNVLKKVLKLYADHGWQPIVAPEMEFYLTKRSDDPDYPLQPPIGRSGRPETGRQSFSIEAANEFDPLFEDVYDWCELQELDLDTLIHEDGTAQMEINFRHGDALSLADQILVFKRTMREAALKHNVAATFMAKPMTGEPGSAMHLHQSIISIETGKNVFSNEDGTMSQLFLNHIGGLQKFIPELLPLFAPNVNSFRRFLPDTSAPVNVEWGEENRTVGLRVPDAGPQNRRVENRLPGADANPYLAIAASLLCGFIGMVEGHNPSAPVVGRGYERRNLRLPLTIEDALDRMENSKTIEKYLGKKFITGYIAVKRAEHENFKRVISSWEREFLLFAV from the coding sequence ATGAGTAACAACCTCGACCAGCTCACCGATTGGTTGAAAGACCACAAGATCACAGAAGTCGAATGCATGATTGGCGACCTGACCGGCATCACCCGGGGCAAGATTTCGCCGACCAACAAGTTCATCGCCGAAAAAGGCATGCGCCTGCCCGAAAGCGTCCTGTTGCAGACCGTGACTGGCGACTACGTCGAAGACGACATCTATTACGAACTGCTCGACCCGGCCGACATCGACATGATCTGTCGCCCCGACCATAACGCCGTATTCCTGGTGCCCTGGGCCATCGAGCCCACCGCCCAGGTGATCCACGACACCTACGACAAGCAGGGCAACCCGATTGAGCTGTCCCCGCGCAACGTGCTCAAAAAGGTGCTGAAACTCTACGCCGACCACGGCTGGCAGCCGATCGTGGCGCCGGAGATGGAGTTCTACCTCACCAAGCGCAGTGATGACCCGGATTACCCGCTGCAACCGCCGATCGGCCGCTCTGGTCGTCCGGAAACCGGTCGCCAGTCCTTCTCGATTGAAGCGGCGAACGAATTCGATCCGTTGTTCGAAGACGTCTACGACTGGTGCGAACTGCAAGAGCTGGACCTCGACACGCTGATCCACGAGGACGGCACCGCGCAGATGGAAATCAACTTCCGTCATGGCGATGCCCTGTCCCTGGCGGACCAGATTCTGGTGTTCAAACGCACCATGCGTGAAGCCGCGCTCAAGCACAACGTGGCGGCGACCTTCATGGCCAAGCCCATGACCGGCGAGCCGGGCAGCGCCATGCACTTGCACCAGAGCATTATCAGCATCGAGACCGGCAAAAACGTCTTCTCCAATGAAGACGGGACCATGAGTCAACTGTTCCTGAACCACATCGGCGGATTGCAGAAATTCATTCCTGAGCTGCTGCCGTTGTTCGCCCCCAACGTCAATTCGTTCCGCCGCTTCCTGCCGGATACCTCGGCACCGGTGAACGTGGAGTGGGGTGAAGAGAACCGCACCGTTGGCCTGCGGGTGCCGGATGCCGGGCCGCAGAACCGTCGGGTGGAAAACCGTTTGCCGGGCGCCGATGCCAACCCTTACCTGGCCATCGCCGCCAGCCTGTTGTGCGGCTTTATCGGCATGGTCGAAGGGCATAACCCGAGTGCTCCGGTCGTGGGTCGTGGTTACGAGCGGCGCAACCTGCGCCTGCCTCTGACTATTGAAGACGCCCTGGATCGCATGGAAAACAGCAAGACCATCGAAAAGTACCTGGGCAAGAAATTCATCACCGGCTACATCGCGGTCAAGCGGGCCGAGCATGAAAACTTCAAGCGCGTGATCAGTTCGTGGGAACGGGAATTCCTGCTCTTCGCCGTCTGA
- the ssuB gene encoding aliphatic sulfonates ABC transporter ATP-binding protein, with amino-acid sequence MTAQQPPRLLHGIPLVVRKLQKTFGSRQVLREIDLHIPAGQFVAVVGRSGCGKSTLLRLLAGLDKPTGGELLAGAAPLSDAREDTRLMFQEARLLPWKKIIDNVGLGLKGDWRPQALQALETVGLADRANEWPAALSGGQKQRVALARALIHQPRLLLLDEPLGALDALTRIEMQQLIERLWQQHGFTVLLVTHDVSEAVAIADRVILIEEGEVGLDLHVELPRPRVRGSHRLAALETEVLNRVLSLPGQPPEPEPVSPLPTQLRWAQ; translated from the coding sequence ATGACGGCTCAACAACCTCCACGCTTGCTGCACGGCATTCCGCTGGTGGTGCGCAAGCTGCAAAAAACCTTCGGTTCGCGGCAAGTGTTGCGTGAAATCGATCTGCACATTCCGGCCGGGCAGTTTGTGGCGGTGGTCGGGCGTAGTGGCTGCGGCAAAAGCACCTTGCTGCGCTTGCTCGCCGGTCTCGACAAGCCCACGGGAGGTGAGCTGCTTGCAGGCGCAGCGCCACTCAGTGATGCGCGGGAAGACACTCGGCTGATGTTCCAGGAAGCACGTCTGCTGCCGTGGAAAAAGATCATCGACAACGTCGGTCTCGGGCTTAAAGGCGACTGGCGGCCGCAAGCATTGCAAGCGCTGGAAACGGTCGGCCTGGCGGATCGCGCCAATGAGTGGCCGGCAGCGTTGTCTGGCGGACAAAAACAGCGTGTGGCCCTGGCTCGCGCGCTGATTCATCAACCACGCTTGTTGTTGCTCGACGAACCCTTGGGCGCATTGGATGCCCTGACCCGAATTGAAATGCAGCAACTGATCGAACGGCTCTGGCAACAGCATGGCTTCACCGTGTTGCTGGTGACCCACGACGTCAGCGAAGCGGTGGCGATTGCCGATCGGGTGATCCTGATTGAAGAGGGCGAAGTCGGCCTCGACCTGCATGTGGAACTGCCGCGCCCTCGGGTCCGTGGCTCCCATCGGCTGGCGGCGCTGGAAACCGAAGTGCTTAACCGTGTGCTGTCCCTGCCTGGCCAACCGCCGGAACCGGAACCTGTTTCACCACTGCCTACGCAATTGCGCTGGGCGCAATAG
- a CDS encoding molybdopterin-binding protein: MTIKAINVRNQFKGSIKEIVLGDVLSEIDVQTASGIVTSVITTRSVKELELVVGSEVIAFVKSTEVSIAKL, encoded by the coding sequence ATGACTATCAAAGCCATCAACGTCCGCAACCAGTTCAAAGGCTCGATCAAGGAAATCGTGCTGGGTGACGTGCTGTCGGAAATCGACGTGCAGACCGCCTCCGGCATCGTCACTTCGGTGATTACCACCCGTTCGGTGAAAGAGCTGGAACTGGTGGTCGGCAGTGAAGTGATCGCGTTTGTGAAATCCACCGAGGTGTCGATCGCCAAGTTGTAA
- the ssuC gene encoding aliphatic sulfonate ABC transporter permease SsuC: protein MKKLLHNLAPWALPVLLLAVWQLSVSAGWLSTRILPAPIAVIEAGVSLVSSGEIWTHLAISGWRAALGFAIGGGIGLTLGFITGLSTWGERLLDSSVQMIRNVPHLALIPLVILWFGIDESAKVFLVALGTVFPIYLNTYHGIRNVDPALVEMARSYGLSGFSLFRQVILPGALPSILVGVRFALGFMWLTLIVAETISASSGIGYLAMNAREFLQTDVVVLAILLYAVLGKLADLAARGLERVWLRWHPAYQVAKGGAA, encoded by the coding sequence ACTCCTCCACAACCTTGCACCCTGGGCGTTGCCGGTCTTGTTGCTGGCGGTATGGCAGTTGTCGGTGTCGGCGGGCTGGTTGTCGACGCGGATTCTGCCGGCGCCCATCGCGGTGATCGAGGCCGGTGTGAGCCTGGTCAGCAGCGGTGAAATCTGGACCCACCTGGCCATCAGCGGCTGGCGTGCGGCGCTCGGTTTCGCCATTGGCGGCGGCATCGGCCTGACCTTGGGTTTCATCACCGGCTTGTCGACATGGGGCGAACGCCTGCTCGACAGTTCGGTGCAGATGATCCGCAACGTACCGCACCTGGCGCTGATTCCACTGGTGATCCTGTGGTTCGGCATCGACGAGTCGGCGAAGGTATTTCTGGTGGCGTTAGGCACGGTGTTCCCGATCTACCTCAACACGTATCACGGTATCCGCAACGTCGATCCGGCGCTGGTGGAGATGGCGCGCAGTTATGGCTTGTCCGGTTTCAGCCTGTTTCGCCAAGTGATCTTGCCGGGTGCATTGCCTTCGATTCTGGTCGGTGTGCGTTTCGCGTTGGGCTTTATGTGGCTGACATTGATCGTGGCGGAAACCATTTCCGCGAGCTCGGGCATCGGCTACCTGGCGATGAATGCCCGAGAGTTCTTGCAGACCGACGTGGTGGTGCTGGCGATTCTTTTGTACGCGGTGCTCGGCAAGCTGGCCGATCTTGCGGCGCGTGGGCTTGAACGTGTGTGGCTGCGCTGGCATCCGGCCTATCAGGTTGCCAAGGGAGGTGCCGCATGA